The genomic segment TGTCGAGCGCACCGCCCGCCACCCCGAGCCGCTTGCCCGCGAGCCCCTTCAGATCCGTGATCGGGCTTCCCGCGGGCACCATCAGCGCGCCCTCGGTGGTGGAATAGGGCGAGAAGCGCACGCCCCGCCCCTCGTTGCCGAGGCGGGCGGCGAAGATCAGGTCGCCGACGATGGCATCGACCTGACCGCCGAGGAAGGCGATACGGGCGGCATCGTTGCCGGCCAGCTTGACGATGTCGAGGGTGAAGCCGTTGGCCGTATCAAAGCCCCGCGCCTTGATGACCGCGGCCTCCCAGGAGGCGGTGCCGAAGGGCAGGACGCCGAGCCGGAACGTCTCGCCCGCCGCCTGCGCGCGGCGCGCCATCGGCAGCGTCGCGGCCAGCGACAGAGCCGCCGTCGCGAGCATTCCGCGCCGTGACAGCATGGGCGTCCTCATGAATTATCGGTCAGGCCGTTCCGTCTCCGGCGGAGGCGGACGGTTTCTGTTGAATTTTTTAATAGGGACTCGCCTCCGCCCCGTCCACAGCCGGTCCCGGCGTTTCCGCTGCGACATGCGGGCTCCCGCCCAGGGGCGCGAGCCCCACCGATCCCGGCTTGCGCCGCCGCCCGTCCCGACGCAGGTTTTCACCGTATTCGATGGGAGGGTGACAATGACGCAAGCACGCGAGGGCGTCCTCGACGACGCGACGGTGGAGCGGCGGCTGAAGGAAGAGTTGCCGCACTGGCGGTTTGAGGACGGCTGGATCCGGCGCACCTACAAGACCGCCTCATGGAAGAGCACGCTGATGGTCATCAACACGGTGGGCCATCTGGCCGAGGCCGCGTGGCACCATCCCGACCTCACGGCGTCCTACGCTTGGGTCGAGGTCCGGCTGATGAACCACGCCGCCAAGGGCATCACCGAGAAGGATTTCTCTCTGGCAAAGAAGATCGAGGAGGTCGTGGGCTGGCAGCCGGGCGCGGAGGGCGGCGCCCTCGAAGGAACGCCGGCCGATCCGCGCTTCGCCTACATCAAGTACGACAAGTGAGGCGGGCTCAGGCGACGCCGTGCTGCCGGAACCAGTCCTGTAGCCGCTTCCATCCGTCCTGTGCCGACTCCGCGCGGTAGCTCGGACGATAATCGGCGTGGAAGGCGTGTCCCGCCTCCGGATAGACGACGAAATCGCAGGTCTTGCCGGCGGCCCGGCAGGCCTCCTTCATCCGGTCGATCGTGGCGACCGGAATGCCCTGGTCGGCCCCACCGTAGAGGCCGAGCACCGGCGCCTTGAGGTCGGCGGCGACATCGACGGGGTTCTCCGGCATCAGCGCCGAGCTGTCGCCGACGAGCCGCCCGTACCAAGCGACGCCGGCCTTCACCGCCGGATTGTGCGCGGCGTAGAGCCAGGTGATGCGCCCGCCCCAGCAGAAGCCGGTGATCCCGAGGCGGGCCGTGTCGGCCTTGCCCGTGCCCTTGGCGAAGGCGACCGCTGCGTCGAGGTCGCTCATCACCTGCGCGTCGGGCACCTTGGAGACGACGTCGCTCACGATCTGCTGGATGTTGGTCAACGTCGAGACGTCGCCCTGCCGGGCATATAGTTCGGGCGCCAGGGCGAAGTAGCCGAGCTTGGCCAGACGGCGGCACACATCCTTGATGTGCTCGTGCACGCCGAAGATTTCCTGCACGACCAGGATCGTCGGAAAGCGGCCGCCCTCGGCCGGCATGGCCCGGTAGGCCGGGATCTCGCCGTCCTGCGTCGGAATCTTCACCTCGCCGGCGATCAAGCCGTTCGTGTCCGTGGTGATGGTGGTCTGGGCCGCGACGGGCTGCACGGCGAGCGCGAAGCCCGTGGCGAGACTCGTGGCGATCACGGTGCGCCGTGAGAGGGTCGTCTGAGCCGCGAGGCTCCGCAGGTCGGCATCGAACGCGGTCATGCGTGCCTCTCGGGTATGGATGCGTCGAGTGGGCAGTCGCCCGACGGCAGAGTTAGGGCATCGCCCCGAAAGGGGGATGCCGGCTTTTGGAAAAGGAGGATGCGTCGGCCGAAGCCCGCGCCGGTCGGCGAACCGCGACGGGCGCGCGCGCAGCCTCGCGCCGCCCGCGCGGTGGCCCAACGCCCGAAAGAGCCAGCCGCGGTCTCGGACAAGGCCTTCAGCGGTTTCATGCTCCCCTCGGGATCAGGCCGCGGCTCAGGCCGGTTGCTCCGCCACCG from the Methylorubrum extorquens genome contains:
- a CDS encoding protein of unknown function (Evidence 5 : Unknown function); this translates as MRQLFLQPPLHRRVVEDALACLRHCHPPIEYGENLRRDGRRRKPGSVGLAPLGGSPHVAAETPGPAVDGAEASPY
- a CDS encoding putative pterin dehydratase (COG2154) (Evidence 3 : Putative function from multiple computational evidences; PubMedId : 18245455; Product type e : enzyme), coding for MTQAREGVLDDATVERRLKEELPHWRFEDGWIRRTYKTASWKSTLMVINTVGHLAEAAWHHPDLTASYAWVEVRLMNHAAKGITEKDFSLAKKIEEVVGWQPGAEGGALEGTPADPRFAYIKYDK
- a CDS encoding putative carboxymethylenebutenolidase precursor (dienelactone hydrolase) (tat pathway signal) (Evidence 3 : Putative function from multiple computational evidences; Product type e : enzyme) — translated: MTAFDADLRSLAAQTTLSRRTVIATSLATGFALAVQPVAAQTTITTDTNGLIAGEVKIPTQDGEIPAYRAMPAEGGRFPTILVVQEIFGVHEHIKDVCRRLAKLGYFALAPELYARQGDVSTLTNIQQIVSDVVSKVPDAQVMSDLDAAVAFAKGTGKADTARLGITGFCWGGRITWLYAAHNPAVKAGVAWYGRLVGDSSALMPENPVDVAADLKAPVLGLYGGADQGIPVATIDRMKEACRAAGKTCDFVVYPEAGHAFHADYRPSYRAESAQDGWKRLQDWFRQHGVA